The following coding sequences are from one Caloranaerobacter sp. TR13 window:
- a CDS encoding RnfABCDGE type electron transport complex subunit G → MGDIIKLGLILLLITSIAALVLGFTNDMTKDVIASVENKASEVARKEVLPQAESFKPLDEKVLSEIINSNPNVREVYGGYSENGSLVGYAIKTATPGYGGDVEVITGISLENKVTGIKVVSHKETPGLGANATQPKFQNQFKDKEVTKELVVVKGNPSSENEIQALTGATITSRAVTNGVNLAREIFINKLAQ, encoded by the coding sequence ATGGGTGATATTATAAAATTAGGTTTAATACTATTACTAATAACTTCTATAGCAGCTTTAGTGCTAGGTTTTACTAATGATATGACTAAAGACGTTATTGCGAGTGTAGAAAATAAAGCAAGTGAAGTGGCAAGAAAAGAAGTGTTACCTCAAGCTGAAAGTTTTAAACCTTTAGATGAGAAAGTATTAAGTGAAATAATTAATAGCAATCCAAATGTAAGAGAGGTTTATGGTGGCTATTCTGAAAATGGCAGTTTAGTGGGGTATGCTATAAAGACAGCTACTCCTGGATATGGAGGAGATGTTGAAGTTATAACAGGAATTTCATTAGAAAATAAAGTAACTGGTATAAAAGTAGTAAGTCACAAGGAAACTCCAGGTCTTGGAGCTAATGCAACTCAACCTAAGTTCCAAAACCAATTTAAAGACAAAGAAGTTACAAAAGAGCTAGTAGTAGTTAAAGGAAATCCGAGTAGCGAAAATGAAATACAAGCACTTACTGGTGCTACAATAACATCAAGAGCTGTTACGAACGGTGTTAATCTAGCTAGAGAAATATTTATTAATAAGCTTGCACAGTAG
- a CDS encoding rod shape-determining protein, whose amino-acid sequence MGILNIFSRDMGIDLGTANTLVYVKGKGIIIREPSVVAIKSKTNQVLAVGEEAKRMIGRTPGDIIAIRPMKDGVIADFDVTQSMLKHFIKKAYPRRSFVQPRVVVCVPSGVTEVEKRAVEEAARQAGAREAHLIEEPMAAAIGAGLPVQEPTGSMVVDIGGGTTEVAIISLGGIVTSKSIRIGGDELDESIIYYIKKEYNLMIGERTAEEVKIQIGSADLSPKTKDKKMKIRGRDLVTGLPKTIEICAAEILTAMKEPVSSIIDAIKYTLEKTPPELAADIMEQGIMLTGGGALLDGLDRLIKKETGMPVHIAENPLDCVVLGTGKALEEIETLRRVLISTNR is encoded by the coding sequence ATGGGCATCTTAAATATCTTTTCAAGAGATATGGGAATAGATTTAGGAACTGCGAATACATTAGTGTATGTTAAAGGAAAAGGGATAATCATTAGAGAGCCTTCAGTTGTAGCTATTAAATCAAAAACAAATCAGGTTTTAGCTGTTGGTGAGGAAGCTAAGAGGATGATAGGTAGAACACCTGGTGATATAATTGCAATCAGACCAATGAAAGATGGTGTTATAGCAGATTTTGATGTTACTCAAAGTATGTTAAAACACTTTATTAAAAAAGCTTATCCGAGACGCTCTTTTGTACAGCCTAGAGTGGTAGTATGCGTACCGTCTGGAGTAACAGAAGTTGAAAAAAGAGCAGTTGAGGAAGCAGCTAGACAAGCTGGAGCTAGAGAAGCACACCTTATTGAAGAACCTATGGCAGCAGCTATTGGTGCAGGTCTTCCAGTACAAGAACCAACAGGTAGCATGGTTGTAGATATTGGTGGAGGAACTACTGAAGTTGCTATTATTTCACTTGGTGGAATAGTAACAAGCAAATCAATAAGAATTGGTGGAGACGAATTAGATGAATCAATTATCTATTATATTAAGAAAGAATATAATTTAATGATTGGAGAGAGAACTGCAGAAGAAGTAAAAATACAGATAGGATCAGCAGATTTAAGTCCAAAAACTAAAGATAAAAAAATGAAAATAAGGGGTAGGGATTTAGTGACTGGTCTACCTAAAACTATAGAAATATGTGCAGCTGAAATTTTAACTGCCATGAAAGAGCCTGTTTCAAGCATAATTGATGCAATAAAATATACTTTAGAGAAAACACCACCTGAATTAGCAGCTGATATTATGGAACAGGGTATTATGCTTACTGGCGGTGGTGCATTACTTGATGGTTTAGATAGATTGATTAAGAAAGAGACTGGAATGCCAGTTCATATTGCAGAAAATCCACTTGATTGTGTCGTTTTAGGAACAGGTAAAGCACTTGAAGAAATAGAGACTTTAAGGAGAGTATTAATTAGTACAAATAGGTAA
- the rsxE gene encoding electron transport complex subunit RsxE, giving the protein MKLKDNLKNGLLKENPTFVQLLGMCPTLAVTTTAVDGMAMGLATTAVLISSNLVISLLRKVIPSKIRIPSYIVIIATFVTLIEMFMHAYAIDLYRSLGLFIPLIVVNCLILGRAESYASKNNPVNSVVDGIGMGLGFTWALTLLGIIRELLGAGSIFGIKVLGEAFKPAIIMILPPGAFLALGVLIGLFNWLKSRKTARV; this is encoded by the coding sequence ATGAAATTAAAAGATAACTTAAAAAATGGTTTACTGAAAGAAAACCCAACATTTGTGCAGCTTTTAGGTATGTGTCCAACATTAGCTGTAACAACAACTGCAGTAGATGGTATGGCAATGGGGTTAGCGACAACTGCTGTATTAATAAGTTCGAACTTGGTTATTTCTTTGTTAAGAAAAGTTATTCCAAGTAAAATAAGGATACCTTCCTATATAGTAATAATAGCTACATTTGTTACTTTAATTGAAATGTTTATGCATGCTTATGCTATTGATTTATATAGGTCTTTAGGATTGTTTATACCTTTGATTGTTGTTAACTGTTTAATATTGGGTAGAGCTGAGTCTTATGCTTCAAAGAATAATCCTGTTAATTCAGTAGTAGATGGAATTGGTATGGGATTAGGATTTACATGGGCTCTTACTCTTTTAGGAATTATAAGAGAGTTACTTGGAGCGGGAAGTATATTTGGAATTAAAGTATTAGGTGAAGCTTTTAAACCAGCTATAATTATGATATTACCTCCTGGAGCTTTCTTAGCATTAGGTGTTTTAATAGGATTATTTAACTGGCTAAAGTCAAGAAAGACTGCTAGAGTATAG
- the mreD gene encoding rod shape-determining protein MreD: MPFNMILLIILNFVLQTTIFQHFRVFGILPNTTLIILICISVLKGKKVGSFIGLITGFIQDILFFNVIGINALIYFIVGYLIGSINDKIYKDSSFMPLVLTAFSTVFYHLIYSFFMYFLTVNYNYFYLIRKIIFIELIYNSLFSIFIYRLVVKLQKKPSISFR; this comes from the coding sequence ATGCCTTTTAATATGATTTTATTAATAATTTTGAATTTTGTACTACAAACTACTATTTTCCAACATTTTAGAGTATTTGGTATACTGCCAAATACAACCTTGATTATCTTAATATGCATTTCTGTATTAAAAGGGAAAAAGGTAGGCTCTTTTATAGGTTTAATAACTGGTTTTATACAGGATATACTTTTCTTTAATGTTATTGGAATTAATGCACTTATTTATTTTATTGTAGGATATCTAATTGGCTCAATAAATGATAAAATATATAAAGACAGTTCTTTTATGCCTTTGGTGTTAACTGCTTTTTCGACTGTTTTTTATCATTTAATATATTCTTTCTTTATGTATTTTTTAACAGTTAACTATAATTATTTTTATTTAATAAGAAAAATAATTTTTATTGAATTAATATACAATAGCTTATTTTCTATATTTATTTACAGGCTGGTTGTAAAATTACAAAAAAAACCTTCTATAAGTTTTAGATAG
- a CDS encoding RnfABCDGE type electron transport complex subunit D, whose amino-acid sequence MVDNKLIVSSSPHLRSDETINRIMLDVIIALLPATLASIYYFRFNALKLIVLAVLTAMVTEALIQKLMKKPITVNDLSAVITGLLLAFNIPASAPWWIPVIGSAFAIAIVKQAFGGLGHNFMNPALAARAMLLASWPVIMTNWVAPGAEAVSTATPLAILKGEAANQILPPLKDVFFGNVGGSLGETSAILLILGGAYLLYRGVINWRIPFTYIGTVAVMMLIFDGGLTSMIYHIFAGGLMLGAFFMATDYASSPVTPKGQIIFGIGCGVITSVIRLYGGYPEGVSYSILLMNVVAPLLDKYTSPRVFGEVKQNG is encoded by the coding sequence ATAGTGGATAATAAGTTAATAGTTTCATCTTCTCCACATCTTAGATCAGATGAAACAATCAATAGAATCATGTTAGATGTAATAATAGCTTTATTACCAGCAACTTTAGCTAGTATCTACTATTTTAGATTTAATGCGTTAAAGTTGATTGTATTGGCAGTATTGACTGCAATGGTAACAGAAGCTTTAATTCAAAAATTAATGAAAAAGCCTATAACTGTAAATGATTTAAGTGCAGTTATCACAGGGTTATTATTAGCATTTAATATACCTGCATCGGCGCCTTGGTGGATACCAGTAATAGGTTCAGCTTTTGCAATTGCTATAGTAAAGCAGGCTTTCGGTGGATTAGGGCACAATTTTATGAATCCAGCTTTAGCAGCAAGAGCTATGCTTTTAGCATCATGGCCTGTTATTATGACTAATTGGGTAGCTCCCGGGGCAGAAGCGGTAAGTACTGCAACACCTTTAGCTATTTTAAAAGGAGAAGCAGCTAATCAGATTTTACCACCTTTAAAGGATGTATTTTTCGGAAATGTAGGAGGATCTTTAGGAGAAACATCTGCAATACTTTTAATCTTAGGTGGTGCATATTTACTTTATAGAGGTGTTATTAACTGGCGTATTCCTTTTACTTATATAGGTACAGTTGCAGTTATGATGCTGATCTTTGATGGAGGATTAACTAGCATGATATACCATATATTTGCAGGAGGACTTATGCTAGGTGCCTTCTTTATGGCTACTGATTATGCATCATCTCCTGTAACACCAAAAGGACAGATTATTTTTGGAATAGGCTGCGGTGTTATAACATCAGTAATAAGACTCTATGGTGGCTATCCTGAAGGGGTTTCATACTCAATACTTCTTATGAATGTAGTAGCACCTCTTTTAGATAAATATACTAGCCCAAGAGTGTTTGGTGAGGTGAAGCAAAATGGGTGA
- the mreC gene encoding rod shape-determining protein MreC, producing the protein MKKYRSRMIVALVAIILIIIIGLTSKDRQNMTSIENLTGKIVTPFQKLFYTVDQKITNTIKSVTNIFKLKEENERMKAEILRLKEENRKMEDIISRAEYLKNEAIMLQKSKYAFIRSKIIGKDPGNWFDRFIIDKGRKDGVQEGSIIIKAVELDGGIIEEGLVGKVIEVGDNWSKVLTIIDEGSKVSFKVIRTQDGGILNGSISGEMSGYLFDSNSDIVEGDKLITSGLGEVFIEGLYIGKIKKVIKKEDDLVKRILVEPSINFKKLDYVYVITGVNEYK; encoded by the coding sequence ATGAAAAAGTATAGAAGTAGAATGATAGTGGCTTTAGTCGCTATCATTCTAATTATTATAATAGGATTAACTTCTAAAGATAGACAAAATATGACATCAATAGAGAATCTAACTGGGAAAATAGTGACTCCATTTCAGAAATTATTTTATACAGTTGACCAAAAAATCACAAACACAATAAAGTCAGTAACTAATATATTTAAATTAAAAGAAGAAAATGAAAGAATGAAAGCTGAAATACTAAGGTTAAAAGAAGAAAATAGAAAGATGGAAGACATTATTAGTCGTGCTGAATACTTGAAAAATGAAGCTATCATGCTGCAAAAATCAAAATATGCTTTTATTAGAAGTAAAATTATAGGTAAGGATCCAGGAAACTGGTTTGATAGATTTATAATTGATAAAGGAAGAAAAGATGGTGTTCAAGAAGGAAGTATAATTATTAAAGCTGTTGAGCTAGATGGAGGTATTATTGAAGAAGGATTGGTCGGAAAGGTAATTGAAGTCGGTGATAATTGGTCTAAAGTTTTAACTATAATTGATGAAGGCAGTAAAGTTAGTTTTAAAGTAATCCGTACTCAAGATGGTGGTATTTTAAATGGAAGTATAAGTGGAGAAATGAGTGGATATTTATTTGATTCGAATTCTGATATTGTTGAAGGTGACAAGCTTATAACTTCAGGATTAGGAGAAGTCTTTATTGAAGGGCTTTATATAGGGAAAATAAAAAAAGTTATAAAGAAGGAAGATGATCTAGTAAAACGAATTTTAGTTGAGCCTTCTATTAATTTTAAAAAACTAGATTATGTTTATGTAATTACAGGTGTTAATGAGTATAAGTGA
- a CDS encoding Gx transporter family protein, whose translation MNNIKKLIFLSLLVALGLALSILESLIPLPFIVPGAKLGLANIVVLSTLIVFGYKEALIVAILRSITFSLATGSVTSLFYSLTGSLLSLVAMYFVYRFLSKMFSVIGVSIIGAVFHNIGQISVASIMMENIKIFSYLPVMNLVSLFTGYFVGLSTFYTTKHLKKIFNL comes from the coding sequence GTGAATAATATTAAAAAACTTATTTTTTTATCGTTATTGGTAGCATTAGGACTTGCGCTAAGCATACTTGAATCTTTAATACCATTACCTTTTATCGTGCCTGGAGCAAAATTAGGTTTAGCTAATATTGTAGTTTTATCGACTTTAATTGTATTTGGGTATAAAGAAGCTTTGATAGTAGCAATACTAAGAAGTATAACATTTAGTTTGGCAACTGGAAGTGTAACAAGTTTATTTTATAGTTTAACTGGAAGCTTACTAAGTTTAGTTGCAATGTATTTTGTATATAGATTTTTGTCAAAGATGTTTAGTGTTATAGGTGTAAGTATTATAGGAGCTGTTTTTCATAATATAGGGCAAATAAGTGTTGCAAGCATTATGATGGAGAATATTAAGATATTTTCGTATTTACCAGTTATGAATTTAGTTAGCTTATTTACTGGATATTTTGTTGGTTTAAGCACCTTTTATACGACAAAACATTTAAAAAAAATATTTAATTTATGA
- the rsxA gene encoding electron transport complex subunit RsxA, with amino-acid sequence MSIGGLFTILISAMLVNNFVLSRFLGICPFLGVSKQVETAFGMGMAVTFVMTLSSIITYIVHHTILVSLGLEYLQTIAFILIIAALVQLVEMFIQKASPTLYQALGVYLPLITTNCAVLGLAIINIQENYNLIETIIHSLGASIGFSLAIVLFAGIRERLALADVPESLKGFPIALITAGLMSIAFLGFTGLV; translated from the coding sequence ATGAGTATAGGAGGATTATTTACAATATTAATAAGTGCAATGCTTGTTAACAACTTTGTGCTTTCAAGATTTTTAGGTATTTGTCCTTTCCTTGGAGTATCTAAGCAGGTAGAAACTGCTTTTGGTATGGGGATGGCTGTTACATTTGTAATGACTTTATCATCTATTATAACTTATATTGTACATCATACTATATTAGTAAGTTTAGGATTAGAATATTTGCAAACTATAGCTTTTATTTTAATTATTGCTGCACTAGTTCAGTTAGTTGAGATGTTTATTCAAAAAGCAAGTCCAACATTATACCAAGCTTTAGGAGTATATTTGCCACTTATTACTACAAACTGTGCAGTATTAGGATTGGCGATAATCAATATTCAAGAAAACTATAATTTAATAGAAACAATTATTCATTCATTAGGTGCATCTATAGGTTTTTCTTTAGCGATAGTACTTTTCGCAGGTATTAGAGAAAGATTAGCATTAGCTGATGTACCTGAATCTTTAAAAGGATTTCCAATTGCTTTAATAACAGCAGGATTAATGTCAATAGCATTTTTAGGTTTCACTGGTCTTGTATAG
- a CDS encoding nucleoside triphosphate pyrophosphatase: protein MQKRIILASGSPRRKELLSKFNIDFDIVQSDIPELVNDFDEPKQTAMSLAFQKANDVSLKMTNGEIVIAADTIVVFERKILGKPRSESEAFEMLFKLSGKTHSVITGFAIIETGTHNKIIDYTETIVKFKDLTSDQIKRYIRTREYLDKAGAYAIQGYGSIFVEWIKGSYWNVVGLPISKLDSILEKYFGVRLL, encoded by the coding sequence ATGCAAAAGAGGATAATTTTAGCTTCTGGTTCACCTAGAAGAAAAGAATTATTATCTAAATTTAATATTGATTTTGATATTGTTCAAAGTGATATACCAGAGTTAGTTAATGATTTTGATGAGCCAAAGCAAACAGCTATGTCTCTAGCATTTCAAAAAGCAAATGATGTATCACTAAAAATGACAAATGGTGAAATAGTAATAGCGGCTGATACTATTGTTGTTTTTGAACGAAAAATCTTAGGCAAACCACGTAGTGAAAGTGAAGCATTTGAAATGTTATTTAAATTAAGTGGCAAAACCCATTCTGTAATTACAGGGTTTGCAATTATTGAGACAGGCACACATAATAAAATTATTGACTATACTGAAACAATTGTCAAGTTTAAAGACTTGACTTCAGATCAAATAAAAAGATATATTAGAACCAGAGAATATTTAGATAAAGCAGGCGCTTATGCTATACAAGGCTATGGCTCAATATTTGTAGAATGGATAAAAGGTTCTTATTGGAATGTAGTCGGCTTACCAATATCAAAATTAGATAGTATTTTAGAAAAATATTTTGGAGTAAGACTATTATAG
- a CDS encoding NusG domain II-containing protein, translating to MTKWDKYLIFFIILSSIIGLSIVKSDISKSDYKYIRITVNGKVIKKITFGKNMIGKTIDIRTKYGYNKIEIGEGKVRVIDADCPDKLDVKQGWISKPGEIIVCLPNKLTIEIVGEKKANDKIDDVSY from the coding sequence ATGACAAAATGGGACAAGTATCTTATTTTTTTTATAATATTATCAAGTATAATAGGTCTTAGTATAGTTAAAAGCGACATAAGTAAATCAGATTATAAGTATATAAGGATTACGGTAAATGGAAAAGTTATTAAAAAAATTACTTTTGGTAAAAACATGATTGGAAAGACTATTGATATAAGAACAAAATACGGTTATAACAAGATTGAAATTGGTGAAGGGAAGGTTAGAGTAATAGATGCAGATTGTCCTGATAAATTAGATGTTAAGCAAGGCTGGATATCAAAACCTGGAGAAATTATAGTTTGCTTACCAAATAAGTTGACTATTGAAATAGTGGGAGAAAAAAAAGCAAATGATAAAATAGATGATGTAAGCTACTAG
- the radC gene encoding DNA repair protein RadC, which translates to MGGVENYTIKDLPEEERPREKLFKFGPKALSNSELLAIIIRTGNRKYTAIELSQRILSMDKSGLRYLAELTFEELTELNGIGKCKAAQIIAAIEIGKRLSSFNTESRIKITCPHDVVNILMEEMRYFKKEYFKTILLDTKNNIIAIEDTSVGSLNSSIVHPREVFKVAIKRSSASIIIVHNHPSGDPTPSKEDINITKRLVEGGKILGIDLLDHIIIGDGKYVSLKEKNII; encoded by the coding sequence ATGGGTGGAGTGGAGAACTATACTATAAAAGATTTACCAGAAGAAGAAAGGCCAAGAGAAAAGTTATTTAAATTTGGTCCAAAAGCATTATCAAATTCAGAATTATTAGCTATAATCATAAGGACAGGAAATAGAAAGTATACAGCTATTGAACTATCACAAAGAATACTTTCTATGGACAAAAGTGGACTAAGGTATTTAGCTGAATTAACATTTGAGGAGCTAACAGAGCTTAATGGAATTGGAAAGTGCAAAGCTGCTCAAATTATTGCAGCTATTGAGATTGGCAAGCGGTTATCTTCTTTTAATACGGAAAGTAGAATAAAGATAACTTGTCCGCATGATGTAGTTAATATTCTAATGGAAGAAATGAGATATTTTAAAAAAGAATATTTTAAAACTATTCTGTTAGATACAAAAAATAACATAATTGCTATAGAAGATACCTCTGTTGGTAGTTTAAACTCTTCAATAGTACATCCCAGAGAGGTATTTAAAGTGGCAATAAAAAGAAGTAGTGCATCGATAATTATAGTACACAATCACCCTAGTGGTGATCCGACACCTAGCAAAGAAGATATAAATATTACTAAAAGACTTGTTGAAGGGGGAAAAATTTTAGGGATAGATTTGTTAGATCACATAATTATTGGGGATGGAAAATACGTAAGTTTAAAAGAGAAAAACATAATATAA
- a CDS encoding DUF4321 domain-containing protein, giving the protein MRTRNRNPWVLFLLLITGIVIGGIIGDLLSDKIPLLAYNYAIGFKSPIQLDLKVINLTFGLAINVSIASVIGLIISVFIYRKL; this is encoded by the coding sequence ATGAGAACTAGAAATAGAAACCCGTGGGTTTTATTTTTATTATTGATTACGGGGATTGTAATTGGTGGGATAATTGGAGATTTGTTAAGCGATAAGATACCTTTATTGGCATATAATTATGCAATAGGATTTAAATCACCAATACAATTAGACTTAAAAGTAATCAATTTAACTTTTGGTTTAGCTATAAATGTTAGTATTGCAAGTGTAATTGGCTTGATAATTTCGGTATTTATATACAGGAAATTATAG
- the rnfB gene encoding RnfABCDGE type electron transport complex subunit B, producing MSISIIYAILSLGGLGLLFGVGLAIASKVFAVEVDPKVEAIREALPGANCGACGFPGCDGFANAVASGKAPVNGCPVGGAATAEKLGEIMGVAAEAGEKKVARVICQGTCNNAKEKYEYLGIKDCKAAAMVAGGSKSCQYGCLGLGTCIEACQFGAIEIVDGIAKINPEKCTACRKCIEVCPKAVIDMVPYEQDVFVDCNSKEFGKEVKSKCTVGCIGCKICVKSCPFDAIEFENNLAKINYDKCTNCMICAEKCPTKAISANFEKRKKAHIEEEKCVGCTICKRQCPVDAIEGELKEKHKVLEDKCVGCGLCAEKCPKDAIELN from the coding sequence ATGTCTATTAGTATTATATATGCAATATTAAGTTTAGGTGGTTTAGGACTATTATTTGGCGTTGGTTTAGCAATTGCTTCAAAGGTGTTTGCTGTAGAAGTCGATCCAAAGGTTGAAGCAATAAGAGAAGCATTACCAGGTGCAAATTGTGGTGCATGTGGCTTTCCTGGGTGTGACGGTTTTGCAAATGCAGTGGCTAGTGGTAAAGCTCCTGTAAATGGATGTCCAGTTGGAGGTGCTGCGACAGCTGAAAAATTAGGTGAAATTATGGGAGTAGCTGCTGAGGCAGGAGAAAAGAAAGTAGCTAGAGTTATTTGTCAAGGTACTTGTAACAATGCTAAAGAGAAATATGAATATTTAGGAATTAAAGATTGTAAAGCAGCTGCTATGGTTGCTGGAGGAAGTAAGTCTTGTCAGTATGGATGTTTAGGATTAGGAACTTGTATTGAGGCATGCCAGTTTGGTGCAATTGAAATTGTTGATGGAATAGCAAAGATAAACCCAGAGAAATGTACTGCATGTCGTAAATGTATTGAGGTATGTCCAAAGGCTGTAATAGATATGGTGCCATATGAACAAGATGTTTTTGTAGATTGTAATAGCAAAGAGTTCGGAAAAGAAGTTAAATCAAAATGTACTGTTGGATGCATTGGCTGTAAGATTTGTGTAAAATCTTGTCCATTCGATGCAATAGAATTTGAAAATAATTTAGCCAAAATTAACTATGATAAATGTACTAATTGTATGATTTGTGCAGAAAAATGTCCAACTAAAGCTATATCAGCTAACTTTGAAAAAAGAAAGAAAGCTCATATTGAAGAAGAAAAATGTGTAGGATGTACAATTTGTAAGAGACAATGTCCTGTAGATGCTATAGAAGGAGAATTGAAAGAGAAACATAAAGTATTAGAAGACAAGTGCGTAGGTTGTGGTTTATGTGCTGAAAAATGTCCTAAAGATGCAATTGAGCTTAACTAA